The DNA sequence TTGTCCACCCGCAGACCTACCTGCAGGCCGCCGGCGTGGAGATTCTCAGTCCGGACGGCAGCGTGGCGCTCATTCCCTACGCCCAGGTAAAGGCCGTTTCTTTTGTTCGAGATCTCGAGGGCAACGGTGTCCTGGCCGAACGCCGCGAATTCCTCGCCCGGCCGAAAACCGCCGGTCTTTGGGTGGAGCTCCAGTTTCGCGATGGCGACCTTCTGGAGGGCGTGCTGGCCAACAATCTGCTGCTGCTGGAGCCCCAGGGCTACGCTCTCAGCCCGCCCGAGGCAGGCGGGAACGCCCAACGCGTCTTCGTGCCCCGCCAGGCGCTAAGTCAGCTGACCGTACTTGGCATCGTGGGGGGCAAACGTAAGAAAGCAGGCCGCGAAGCGGAGCCGCAGCAGATCAGGCTGTTCGCAGAAGAGTAGGCTTCATCAGTTCGTGTTCGCTCAGCGTATCCCATCGTGTGGGGCTGATGTTGCGCACAAAAACCATGTGGTTAACGGTGAACGAGCGGCTGCCTCGGTACTCCGCCCACCGCCTCCGAGCGAATTCCAGCTTTTCAGCCACCAGTTCCGGGCGCAGCTCCTGCGCCAGAGTGATGTGGGGGTGGAAGGGGAACGGTTCGTCGTAGGCCATCAAGCCGCCGGACAGTTCCTCATGGTACTGCTCCATCGCCTTCCGGCCGTCGGCCAATTCGAGGTAGATCACATTCGTACCGGGAAAGAGCTGGACTTCGCCGGCGGTTACCTCGAAGGGGCTCAGCGCGTTCACTTTGGGAGCGAGATCGTCGATGAGCTGGTCGTCGCAAGCCTTCAACTGGCGGGGCGGCAGCAGCGTGACATGCGCCCTGAGCTTGCATCCGGGCACCAGTTCCGCCCGGAGCTCATTGAGGAAGGCACCCAGTGGTTCGGGGATGTACTGCACCAGGGCGTAGTAGCCAAAGCAGCACCTCCCCACCAAATGCCCATTTGATGAAGCGTCCATCAGGTTCCATTCTAACCGGAGTCAGAGAGATAGATTCATCGCTCTGGTACTCCCCGCGGAACCCGTACTCTTAGCCCAGTCCCGCGGCCTGCAATACCGGTGACCCGGACGCCAACGGCGCCGATTCCAGCCCGCTCTTCACTTCCGGCAGAACCCAGCGGGCCTCTTCGAACCCTACGTACTTGCAGATGCGGATCTCCCCCGCTTCGGATTCAAGCACATCGCCAATCTCCAGCGAACCTTCAGTTCCGCGCAAATTCATCCATGCGTCGTAGAACCCGGCCGCCTGCAATTCACCCGCCGGTTCAAAGTCCTTGGGTTTGATGGAGGTGACGCCGCTGGTGTGCGGAGCCCAACGGAACTGCTGCCGCGGAGCGTCCTTCATCCGGTGCAATCGGAACAGTGGCATACCGCCACATTCTCCCTCTTAAAACAGGCCCAAGTCAAAATGTTTGCAGTGCGCGGGTGGCGTCCCGGCGGCCCATTTCGATCCATCGTTCGGCGTTGGCCTGTGTCCAAACCATCGCATCGCGAGCGGAGCCCAGCGGCCGGTCCGGTTCGATCCACAGGACGCGCGTTCCGGCCGGAGCCGGTGCGCCGGGATGAGCCAGGCTCAGCAAAGCCTGTCGAGAGACCCGCAGCCACCATGGTCCGCCGCTGGGCAGCAGGTTCACGGCGACGATGGTGGTGGCGCCCTGCTCCACCGCCGCCCACAGCGGGACTGAGCCTAGCAGACCGCCGTCCATGCTCAGGCGTCCGTCGATGCGGTAGAGCGGGAACAAACCCGGCAATGCGCACGAGGCGGCGAGGTGGCGCCACTCGACGTCTGGCGTGACGACTGCCCGCGGCCGGCGCCGCAGCACGTCGGTGATCGCTATCACGCACGGCTTCAATGGCTTGAGGCGAGTGTGGATCTCCTGGATGCCTCCTTCAAAGGAAGCGCGATCGAGGCATCCGCCCAATGGACTGCGTGGCAGCCGCCAACGCAGCAGCGATCCCGTTTCCGGCCGCAGCCACTCCCGGACCCACTCCTCTCCGGGGCAATCAGACGCCGCGGCCCAGGCATTGATGGAGCCGATGGAGGCGCCAGCCGCCAGGTCGAACTCTACCCGGTCTCGTAGTACCGACCAGACGCCGGCCTCGTAGGCTCCGAACATGCCGCCCCCGCCGAACACCAGCGCTGTTTTGCCGTTCGCCGACTCCGGAATAGTGATAGTCTCCTGAAGAGATCATGGCACTGGATACATTGTCCCTGCAGCCGGCGGTTGCGGCCATACTCGATCTGGACGCATCCGGCGAACGCCTGCTGCCTCTGACTTGCGGCTCGCCTACCAATCCTGAAGCCGTCGGGCGGCTGGAAGCAGCCCACGCGGCGGAGCTTTTTCCCGGGGCCCGTTCGCCCGAAGGCGCGTTGGCGGGTCTCTGGGTGTATTTCTCCTGTTTTGAGCACGCGCACTCCGTTGCCCAGGACCTGCATACGCCCGAAGGCAGCTACTGGCACGCCATCGTCCACCGCCAGGAGCCGGACGACTTCAACTCCGGCTACTGGTTCCGGCGGGTGGGCACGCACGCGATCTTCTCCGAGTTGCTGGCGGGCTCCCGGGACCTGGGCTACGAACCTTCGGGTTCGGCCTGGGATCCTTTTGCATTTATTGAGTTTTGTGCGGCGGCCAGAAATCGCGCCGGCACCGCAACCGAACGGGTGGCTCGCGAAGTCCAACGTTTAGAATGGCAACTACTGTTTGGCTGGTGCGCCCGCGTGCGACGATAGAAGCAGTTTCATGAAACGCTGGTTGTGGATAGTGGTCCTGGCCGTCGTGGCCGCGGGGGGGCTGTGGCTCGCCTCGAAACGCAATGCGCCGCCGGAATCGCCCTTTGCGCGGGCCCACCGCGAGACTTTGGTGAGCATGCTCACCACCAATGGGAAGACCGAGCCGGTCGAATGGTCGCCCGTCCATGCCGAACGCGA is a window from the uncultured Paludibaculum sp. genome containing:
- a CDS encoding 2'-5' RNA ligase family protein, with the translated sequence MDASSNGHLVGRCCFGYYALVQYIPEPLGAFLNELRAELVPGCKLRAHVTLLPPRQLKACDDQLIDDLAPKVNALSPFEVTAGEVQLFPGTNVIYLELADGRKAMEQYHEELSGGLMAYDEPFPFHPHITLAQELRPELVAEKLEFARRRWAEYRGSRSFTVNHMVFVRNISPTRWDTLSEHELMKPTLLRTA
- a CDS encoding patatin-like phospholipase family protein; its protein translation is MFGGGGMFGAYEAGVWSVLRDRVEFDLAAGASIGSINAWAAASDCPGEEWVREWLRPETGSLLRWRLPRSPLGGCLDRASFEGGIQEIHTRLKPLKPCVIAITDVLRRRPRAVVTPDVEWRHLAASCALPGLFPLYRIDGRLSMDGGLLGSVPLWAAVEQGATTIVAVNLLPSGGPWWLRVSRQALLSLAHPGAPAPAGTRVLWIEPDRPLGSARDAMVWTQANAERWIEMGRRDATRALQTF